Proteins encoded within one genomic window of Natator depressus isolate rNatDep1 chromosome 1, rNatDep2.hap1, whole genome shotgun sequence:
- the ZCRB1 gene encoding zinc finger CCHC-type and RNA-binding motif-containing protein 1 isoform X1, producing the protein MSGGLAPSKSTVYVSNLPFSLTNNDLYRIFSKYGKVVKVTIMKDKDTRKSKGVAFILFLDKESAQNCSRALNNKQLFGRVIKASIAIDNGRAAEFIRRRNYFDKSKCYECGETGHLSYACPKNMLGEREPPKKKEKKKRKKIVEPEEEVEEEEESEDEGEDPALDSLSQAIAFQQAKIEEEQQRWKQTAGEPSTSDDSRRPRIKKSAYFSDEEEFSD; encoded by the exons ATGAGTGGTGGGTTAGCACCAAGTAAAAGCACAGTTTATGTGTCCAACTTGCCCTTCTCTCTGACCAACAATGACTTATACAGG ATTTTTTCCAAGTATGGGAAAGTTGTTAA AGTTACTATTATGAAGGACAAAGACACCAGGAAGAGTAAAGGAGttgcatttattttgtttttggatAAAGAATCGGCACAAAACTGCTCTCGGGCGCTTAACAACAAACAA TTATTTGGAAGAGTGATAAAAGCAAGTATTGCTATTGACAATGGAAGAGCAGCGGAATTCATCCGTAGACGTAACTACTTCGATAAATCTAAATGTTATGAATGTGGG GAAACAGGACACTTAAGTTATGCTTGTCCTAAAAATATGCTAGGAGAGCGTGAGcctccaaaaaagaaagaaaagaagaaaaggaagaaaatagttGAACCGGAAGAAGAAGT tgaggaagaggaagaaagtgaAGATGAGGGTGAAGATCCTGCCCTGGATAGCCTCAGCCAGGCCATAGCTTTTCAG CAAGCCAAAATTGAAGAAGAGCAGCAAAGATGGAAACAGACTGCAGGGGAACCTTCAACGTCTGACGATTCGAGAAGACCACGGATTAAAAAAAGTGCATATTTCAGTGATGAGGAAGAATTTAGTGACtga
- the ZCRB1 gene encoding zinc finger CCHC-type and RNA-binding motif-containing protein 1 isoform X2, with product MKDKDTRKSKGVAFILFLDKESAQNCSRALNNKQLFGRVIKASIAIDNGRAAEFIRRRNYFDKSKCYECGETGHLSYACPKNMLGEREPPKKKEKKKRKKIVEPEEEVEEEEESEDEGEDPALDSLSQAIAFQQAKIEEEQQRWKQTAGEPSTSDDSRRPRIKKSAYFSDEEEFSD from the exons ATGAAGGACAAAGACACCAGGAAGAGTAAAGGAGttgcatttattttgtttttggatAAAGAATCGGCACAAAACTGCTCTCGGGCGCTTAACAACAAACAA TTATTTGGAAGAGTGATAAAAGCAAGTATTGCTATTGACAATGGAAGAGCAGCGGAATTCATCCGTAGACGTAACTACTTCGATAAATCTAAATGTTATGAATGTGGG GAAACAGGACACTTAAGTTATGCTTGTCCTAAAAATATGCTAGGAGAGCGTGAGcctccaaaaaagaaagaaaagaagaaaaggaagaaaatagttGAACCGGAAGAAGAAGT tgaggaagaggaagaaagtgaAGATGAGGGTGAAGATCCTGCCCTGGATAGCCTCAGCCAGGCCATAGCTTTTCAG CAAGCCAAAATTGAAGAAGAGCAGCAAAGATGGAAACAGACTGCAGGGGAACCTTCAACGTCTGACGATTCGAGAAGACCACGGATTAAAAAAAGTGCATATTTCAGTGATGAGGAAGAATTTAGTGACtga